The region CGCCGGTGATCAGGGCCGGAACGACCCGGGAGTCGGAGCAGGTGATGAACAGGACCTGCGGGGACTGGCCGTCGGCGAGCGAGGCGAACTCCTCGGGCCGCCGGCCGAAGGAGCGGGCATGGTCGATGAGGGGCTGCATGTCAGTTCCTCCTGGCGCGCCCTGAGGGCGCGTCGGCTTACAAGACGGAGCGTGGGGGGACGCGCTCCGCTCAGCAGCGGAAGACCTGAAGTGCGGCGGGGGAGTGGGCGGTCGAGGATCTCGACGTGCGCGGGTGCGCCGCGGCGGGCGCGAGCGGCGCGTACGAGGCCGCGGGGTCGCTCGCGAGCAGGGCGCGCGGGGGTGTGTCGGGGACGAGATCCTCGTCGCGGGTCCGCTGACGGGCGCCCAGAGGGGGTGCCACCTTGTGCGGATGCTCGGCTTCGGCGCAGGAGACGACTTCGCCCTTGTGCGCGGACGCGAACACCTCGGTGGGAGCGAAGAGCTGGAGGCTGATCAGGACGGCGGCGAGTACCACGTACAGGGGTCGGGCCGTCGTACCTCGTAACATGCGCCCCCTCCCGGCGTCTCGTCCTCCATGTCAATACATAGGTTAACGCGGCAAGTTGTTTGCAGGGTTAACTCGACGTTTCACAGTGAAGTGGGCCGAAAACGCTGTGGAGGGGCCGAAAAACTACGCCTCGACGAGCCCCTTGGCGTCGCGGGCCAGCGCGGTGAGCCGGGAGATCGCGCGGAAGTACTTCTTGCGGTAGCCGCCGTTCAGCATCTCCTCGCTGAAGAGCTGGTCGAAGGGCATCCCGGAGGCGAGGACGGGCACCTCGCGGTCGTACAGCCGGTCGGCGAGCACCACGAGCCGCAGCGCCGTCGACTGGTCGGGCACCGGCTGGACGTCGGTGAGGCAGACGGCCTTCAGGTCGTCGGTCAGGGCGCCGTAGCGGCTGGGGTGCACGCGCGCGAGGTGGTCGAGCAGATGCGGGAAGTCGTCGAGGGAGGCCCCGGCCGTGGCGTACGCGGCCTTCGTGACCTGCTCGTCGGTGAACGGCGCCGGGGCCTCGGGCAGCCCGCGGTGGCGGTAGTCCTCGCCGTCGATGCGCAGCGGCCGGAAGTGCGCGGACAGCCCCTGGATCTCGCGCAGGAAGTCGGCGGCCGCGAACCGGCCCTCGCCGAGCTTGCCCGGCAGGGTGTTCGAGGTGGCCGCGAGCGCGACCCCCGCGTCGACCAGCTTGCCGAGCAGGGTGGAGACGAGGACGGTGTCGCCCGGGTCGTCGAGTTCGAACTCGTCGATGCACAGGAGGCGGTGCCCGGAGAGCGTCTGCACGGTCTTCTGGAAGCCGAGCGCGCCGACCAGGTTCGTCAGCTCCACGAAGGTGCCGAAGGCCTTGAGCGCGGGCTCGGCCGGGGTGGCGTGCCACAGGGAGGCGAGCAGGTGGGTCTTGCCGACGCCGTAGCCGCCGTCCAGGTAGACGCCCCGGGGGCCGGCCGGGGTCTTCGGCGCCTTGGCCTTGCCGAAGCCGAAGAAGCCCCGTTTACCGCCGCCGACCGCGTGCGCCCCGCCGAGACCGGCCGCGAAGCCGGCGAGGACCTGTACGGCCTCGGTCTGGCTCGGCTGGTTCGGGTCCGGAATGTACGTTTCGAAGCGCACGGAGTCGAAGCGCGGCGGCGGCACCATCTCGGCGACCAGCCGGTCCGCGGGGACGTGCGGCTCGCGGGCGCACAGGGACGTGGGGGCTGCTTCGGGTATCGGTTCGATCCCGGAAGCGGCGGTGGAGGACGACACGGTTCCCCACTCTAAGCGCCGTGCCACACTGCACGACATGCGACGCCTGTTCCCTGTGACCTACGAAACAGCAGCCCAGGCCACCGCCGGGGCCCCCGATGCCCCTCGTGCGGCTGTGGCGGATGTGACGGATGCGACGGACCGTGAGTGGGGACTGCTGGAGCTGGCGGAGGCGTACGCCTACCCCGAGCCCCGCTCCGCCGGGGTCCGGGAGCCCTGGCTGCGGGCCAACATGGTCTCCACGCTCGACGGCGCCGCTCAGCACGACGGGAAGTCCCAGGGCATCTCCAGCGCCGCCGACATGCGGATCTTCGGGGTGTTGCGGGCTCTCGCGGACGTCGTGGTCGTCGGCGCGGAAACGGTACGCCAGGAGGGTTACCGTCCGGCACGCGCGCGTGCGGAGTTCGCGGGGTCCCGGGAGGCGGCCGGACAGGGCCCGGCGCCCG is a window of Streptomyces sp. NBC_00271 DNA encoding:
- the zapE gene encoding cell division protein ZapE yields the protein MSCSVARRLEWGTVSSSTAASGIEPIPEAAPTSLCAREPHVPADRLVAEMVPPPRFDSVRFETYIPDPNQPSQTEAVQVLAGFAAGLGGAHAVGGGKRGFFGFGKAKAPKTPAGPRGVYLDGGYGVGKTHLLASLWHATPAEPALKAFGTFVELTNLVGALGFQKTVQTLSGHRLLCIDEFELDDPGDTVLVSTLLGKLVDAGVALAATSNTLPGKLGEGRFAAADFLREIQGLSAHFRPLRIDGEDYRHRGLPEAPAPFTDEQVTKAAYATAGASLDDFPHLLDHLARVHPSRYGALTDDLKAVCLTDVQPVPDQSTALRLVVLADRLYDREVPVLASGMPFDQLFSEEMLNGGYRKKYFRAISRLTALARDAKGLVEA